A part of Ziziphus jujuba cultivar Dongzao chromosome 8, ASM3175591v1 genomic DNA contains:
- the LOC107403408 gene encoding MYG1 protein C694.04c produces the protein MANAGCLFGKTASLWWRRVRSRTKASPTSTALCSTFCKSSSSSISTKRVGTRNGSFHCDEALACFLLRQTHKFSGACVVRTRDPQDLDTLDAVVDVGGVYDPTRDRFDHHQKGFHQLFGHGFTTKLSSAGLVYKHYGVEIIAKELQLDEGHPDVYRLFLAVYKNFVESVDAVDNGINQYDTDQPPIYVNNTNLSSRIGRLNLDWMDPDHSSERANEAFQGAMTLAGKEFCETLHFHAKSWLIVMECLAERDKVDPSGEIMVLTRSCPWKLHIFELEEEMKIDPSIKYVIYQDGRSENWRVQAVAVSPDKFESQKPLPFLWRGLEKDKLSEVAGIPGCVFVHMSGFIGGNRSFEGALAMARMSLKS, from the exons ATGGCAAACGCGGGATGTTTATTCGGCAAAACGGCGTCGCTTTGGTGGCGACGGGTAAGGTCAAGAACCAAAGCTTCTCCGACCAGCACTGCACTGTGTTCGACATTTtgtaaatcatcatcatcatcgataTCGACGAAGAGAGTCGGGACTCGCAATGGAAGCTTTCACTGCGACGAAGCTCTAGCCTGCTTCTTGCTTCGCCAAACCCACAAATTCTCCGGCGCATGTGTCGTTCGCACACGCGACCCCCAG GATTTGGACACATTGGACGCGGTGGTCGACGTTGGGGGTGTTTACGACCCGACCCGAGACCGTTTCGATCATCACCAGAAAGGGTTCCACCAACTTTTTGGTCATGGCTTCACTACTAAACTCAGTAGTGCTGGCCTTGTCTATAAg CATTATGGGGTGGAGATAATTGCAAAGGAGCTTCAGCTTGATGAGGGTCACCCAGATGTTTATAGGTTGTTTCTAGCAGTCTATAAGAATTTTGTTGAG TCAGTTGATGCTGTGGATAATGGAATCAACCAATATGACACTGACCAACCTCCTATATATGTGAACAATACTAACTTATCTTCAAGGATTGGAAGATTGAATCTAGATTGGATGGATCCTGATCACTCCTCCGAGAGAGCAAATGAGGCCTTTCAAGGTGCCATGACACTAGCCGGCAAAGAATTTTGTGAG ACCCTTCATTTCCATGCAAAATCATGGTTAATTGTAATGGAGTGTCTTGCAGAAAGAGACAAAGTTGATCCAAGCGGAGAAATCATGGTGCTGACCAGGTCTTGTCCT TGGAAGCTTCACATATTTGAGCTTGAGGAGGAAATGAAGATCGACCCTTCCATCAAATATGTTATTTACCAG GATGGCAGGAGTGAAAACTGGAGAGTTCAGGCAGTGGCAGTGTCCCCTGATAAATTTGAGAGTCAGAAACCTCTACCATTTCTGTGGAGGGGTTTGGAAAAGGACAAACTCTCCGAGGTTGCTGGGATCCCAGGCTGTGTTTTTGTTCACATGAGCGGATTTATTGGTGGAAATCGATCTTTTGAAGGTGCTCTGGCTATGGCGAGAATGTCATTGAAGTCCTAA